One window of the Desulforamulus hydrothermalis Lam5 = DSM 18033 genome contains the following:
- the sigK gene encoding RNA polymerase sporulation sigma factor SigK produces the protein MSPGLLTLLVLSVINGLIILVSYISSGSLPDPLTPEEEKELLLKMAKGDKLAKTILIERNLRLVAKIANKLKDNGVDKQDLFQSGVIGLIKAVESFDMSRCKKFSTYAGVCIQNEMLMLLRKHKYEKNCISISEPLDYDKDGTALELQDTLTAPDTPVDEMVEKNMEVEKLACALQKLSPREQLVIKLRYGLNGGHELTQREVGKRLAISRSFISRIESSSINKLHKELSNH, from the coding sequence TTGTCGCCTGGCTTATTAACTTTGCTGGTGTTGTCGGTTATCAACGGTTTAATTATCCTGGTATCATATATCTCTTCGGGTAGTCTGCCGGATCCCCTCACGCCGGAAGAAGAAAAAGAGTTGCTGCTGAAAATGGCAAAAGGGGATAAACTGGCAAAAACAATATTAATTGAAAGAAACCTGCGTCTTGTGGCTAAGATTGCCAACAAGCTAAAGGATAACGGGGTGGATAAACAGGATTTGTTTCAGAGCGGAGTGATAGGGCTGATTAAGGCGGTAGAAAGCTTTGACATGTCCCGTTGCAAAAAATTTTCCACCTATGCCGGCGTTTGTATTCAAAATGAGATGCTTATGCTGTTGCGCAAACATAAGTATGAAAAAAACTGCATATCTATCTCCGAGCCTCTGGATTACGACAAAGACGGAACGGCGCTGGAACTGCAGGATACCCTGACGGCCCCGGACACACCGGTTGACGAGATGGTGGAAAAAAACATGGAAGTTGAAAAATTAGCCTGTGCACTGCAAAAACTATCGCCCAGGGAGCAATTGGTAATTAAACTGAGGTACGGACTTAACGGGGGCCATGAATTGACCCAGCGAGAAGTGGGCAAAAGGTTAGCCATTTCCAGGTCTTTTATTTCTCGCATAGAAAGCAGCTCCATCAACAAGTTGCATAAAGAGCTATCCAACCATTAA
- a CDS encoding PLP-dependent aminotransferase family protein, whose protein sequence is MDISKHLINSELDTSDKRPLYMQIAFLIADKIQKQTLPPGIKLPSERELADLFGVSRTTAINAYRQLEQQGLVWTKVGSGTYVSPVRHVESQPEVPWLQLFTPYPQDPLASTLRDLVATPASNTISLAAGLPDPALYPLETFTELFNYHIDRVSPADFGYIPVEGYHPFRKSVAAMLNEKGIAASAENILALSGSQQGLYLVSKILLAPGDYVVTETPTFIGAIQVFQAAGARILSLPCRQNLELLEDYLIRYRPKLLYIIPTYQNPSGRVLPAHERQDLIKLAKRHRLIILEDDPYSELSYDTQPPPALKALDHYEGLIYLGTFSKILCPGLRTGYLVGPPVLINRLALEKQFIDLHSNNLAQWLVTMFLSEGMLAQHLATVRREYKRRRDAMAKALQRLCAGEIEFAVPEGGFFFWCKLKQAGTSQQLLQEAVNNRISFVPGEVFQTVPTNQDKEFRLCFAAHNEAILLEAIQRLAKTLSQIRKKHLSTASPPCSVRPII, encoded by the coding sequence ATGGACATATCCAAACATCTGATTAACTCAGAACTGGATACCTCAGATAAACGTCCTCTCTATATGCAAATTGCCTTTCTTATTGCTGACAAAATACAAAAGCAAACTCTGCCGCCGGGCATAAAGCTTCCATCTGAACGGGAATTAGCCGACCTCTTTGGTGTCAGCCGAACCACTGCCATCAATGCCTATCGTCAATTGGAACAACAGGGATTGGTCTGGACAAAAGTGGGCAGCGGGACTTATGTATCGCCGGTGCGGCATGTCGAATCCCAACCCGAAGTTCCCTGGCTCCAGCTGTTTACTCCCTACCCGCAAGATCCCCTGGCTTCAACATTAAGGGATCTGGTTGCCACACCGGCCTCAAATACTATATCCCTCGCCGCCGGCTTGCCTGATCCTGCCCTTTATCCTTTGGAAACTTTTACTGAATTATTTAATTACCATATAGACAGGGTGTCCCCGGCTGATTTCGGATACATTCCCGTAGAAGGCTATCATCCTTTTAGAAAGTCCGTTGCCGCCATGTTAAACGAGAAGGGTATAGCGGCTTCAGCAGAAAATATACTTGCTCTCTCCGGATCTCAACAAGGATTATATTTAGTCAGTAAAATATTGTTAGCCCCCGGCGACTACGTTGTGACGGAAACCCCCACTTTTATCGGTGCCATTCAGGTTTTTCAGGCTGCCGGGGCAAGAATTTTAAGCCTGCCCTGCCGGCAAAACTTAGAACTGTTGGAGGACTATCTAATTCGCTATCGGCCTAAATTGTTATATATCATACCTACTTATCAAAACCCCAGCGGCCGGGTTTTGCCGGCACATGAACGCCAGGATTTAATTAAACTGGCCAAACGGCACCGGCTAATTATACTGGAAGACGACCCCTACAGTGAGTTATCCTATGACACACAGCCCCCGCCGGCCCTGAAAGCTTTAGATCACTACGAAGGGTTAATTTATCTGGGAACTTTCTCAAAAATTCTCTGCCCCGGTTTGCGTACAGGCTATCTTGTAGGGCCGCCTGTTTTAATCAACCGGCTTGCCCTGGAAAAACAGTTTATTGACCTGCATTCAAACAACCTGGCCCAATGGCTGGTGACCATGTTTTTAAGTGAAGGTATGCTTGCCCAGCACCTGGCCACAGTGCGCAGGGAATATAAAAGGCGCCGGGATGCCATGGCGAAAGCTCTGCAGCGTTTGTGCGCCGGCGAAATTGAGTTTGCGGTACCCGAGGGCGGATTTTTCTTCTGGTGTAAGCTAAAACAAGCAGGCACCTCACAACAGCTTCTACAGGAAGCGGTAAATAACCGTATTTCCTTTGTACCTGGCGAAGTCTTCCAAACGGTACCTACTAACCAGGATAAAGAGTTTCGCCTCTGTTTTGCCGCTCATAATGAAGCCATTTTGCTTGAAGCAATACAGCGCCTGGCCAAAACTTTGTCGCAAATAAGAAAAAAACATTTATCAACTGCTTCGCCGCCCTGTTCAGTGCGGCCGATTATTTAA
- a CDS encoding OPT family oligopeptide transporter, translated as MADATKANQDVVEHSSMLEGAYGGIPGERYVPFVAPEKSVVEFTARALVIGALLSVLFGVANTYLGLKVGLTVSASIPAAVLATGLYKIFFRSGNILERNIVQTVASSGESIAGGIIFTIPALLLWGMDISVLTVVIVSALGGLIGILFFVPLRRYLTVEEHGSLIYPEGMACAEVLVSGEKGGAGAGLVFTGIAVGGLYKLFSGGFLAWNESPEWKLPFLSNGLIGVNALPSLLGVGFIVGYDVGKFMLAGGLVAWMLVIPLISYFGQGLANPIFPSTVPIAEMDAWSIWSKYVRYIGAGAVAAGGFISLARSAPTIIRSFRAAMSGLAQTKGAAGQKRTEQDLSMAVVIGGTLLVALLIVFLPQVPGGIIGALLVLFFGFFFAAVSSRITGIVGVSNNPVSGMTIATLLVVSAIVKGLGWSPETGMVVAITLGSIVCVAIAVAGATAQNGKTTFILGGTPKFVQIGQYVGVLACAYFIGAIIVMLHGAYTMGSADLPAPQATLMSMVTKGVITGTLPWEFVIMGLIVGIAIYAMGLPVLPFALGFYLPLHLSMGILVGGVVRILIEKGLGANELKDKVERGVLISSGLIAGDALVGIVIAFFAYIEYNIAFLKGTALAANNWFALIMFLLVAWFTYWYTNRQDVRKDIKV; from the coding sequence ATGGCTGATGCAACCAAAGCAAATCAGGATGTGGTAGAACATAGCAGTATGTTGGAAGGCGCTTACGGCGGCATACCCGGTGAACGTTACGTCCCCTTTGTAGCGCCTGAAAAATCGGTGGTGGAATTTACGGCCCGGGCCCTGGTCATCGGCGCCCTGCTGTCGGTTCTTTTTGGTGTGGCCAATACTTATCTGGGGCTGAAAGTGGGTTTAACCGTCAGTGCCTCCATTCCTGCCGCAGTGTTAGCTACCGGTCTATATAAGATATTTTTCCGGAGCGGCAATATTTTAGAAAGAAATATCGTTCAAACAGTAGCCTCTTCCGGCGAAAGCATTGCCGGCGGCATCATTTTTACCATTCCCGCCCTGTTGCTCTGGGGTATGGACATCAGTGTGCTTACTGTCGTTATTGTTTCCGCGCTGGGCGGCCTCATCGGCATCCTGTTCTTTGTTCCTCTGCGAAGGTATCTGACAGTGGAAGAACACGGCAGCCTGATTTATCCGGAAGGAATGGCCTGTGCTGAGGTACTGGTTTCCGGCGAAAAAGGCGGCGCCGGCGCCGGCTTGGTGTTTACCGGTATTGCCGTGGGCGGCCTGTACAAGCTGTTCTCCGGCGGTTTCCTGGCCTGGAATGAAAGCCCGGAATGGAAATTGCCCTTTCTTTCCAATGGCCTGATTGGTGTCAATGCCCTCCCCTCATTGTTAGGCGTCGGCTTTATTGTTGGTTATGATGTAGGCAAGTTCATGCTGGCCGGCGGTCTGGTGGCCTGGATGCTGGTGATTCCCCTGATCAGCTATTTCGGCCAGGGATTAGCTAACCCTATTTTCCCCAGTACGGTGCCCATTGCCGAAATGGACGCCTGGAGCATCTGGAGCAAATATGTGCGTTACATCGGCGCCGGCGCAGTGGCTGCCGGCGGGTTTATCTCTTTGGCCAGATCGGCTCCCACCATTATTCGTTCCTTTCGGGCAGCTATGAGCGGCCTTGCCCAAACCAAGGGGGCAGCCGGCCAAAAGCGAACCGAACAGGATCTTTCCATGGCCGTGGTGATCGGCGGAACGCTGCTGGTGGCACTGCTCATTGTTTTCTTGCCTCAGGTGCCGGGCGGTATTATAGGTGCCCTGCTGGTTCTTTTCTTCGGCTTTTTCTTTGCCGCTGTGTCCAGCCGCATCACCGGTATTGTGGGGGTTTCTAACAACCCGGTGTCCGGCATGACCATTGCCACACTGCTGGTGGTGAGCGCCATTGTTAAAGGTCTGGGCTGGTCACCGGAAACCGGTATGGTGGTGGCCATTACCCTGGGTTCTATTGTATGTGTAGCCATTGCAGTGGCCGGTGCCACCGCCCAGAACGGTAAAACCACCTTTATTTTAGGCGGTACCCCCAAGTTTGTACAGATTGGCCAGTACGTGGGAGTGCTTGCCTGTGCCTATTTTATCGGCGCCATTATTGTAATGTTGCACGGCGCTTATACCATGGGTTCCGCCGACCTGCCGGCCCCCCAGGCAACCCTGATGTCAATGGTAACAAAGGGTGTAATTACAGGTACCCTACCCTGGGAGTTTGTTATTATGGGGTTGATTGTGGGAATTGCCATTTATGCCATGGGCCTGCCGGTACTTCCCTTTGCCCTGGGATTTTACCTGCCTCTCCATTTAAGTATGGGCATTCTGGTGGGTGGCGTAGTGCGCATCCTAATTGAAAAAGGCCTGGGCGCCAATGAACTGAAGGACAAGGTGGAGCGTGGCGTTCTTATTTCTTCCGGGCTGATTGCCGGGGACGCCCTGGTTGGCATTGTCATCGCCTTTTTCGCCTACATTGAATACAACATTGCTTTCTTAAAAGGAACCGCTCTGGCTGCCAATAACTGGTTTGCTTTAATCATGTTCCTGCTGGTGGCCTGGTTTACTTACTGGTATACCAACCGGCAAGACGTAAGAAAGGATATTAAAGTTTAA
- a CDS encoding methionine ABC transporter permease, with product MLNDLFVHLSGISPELIKATWETLYMTVVAVIFASLLGIPMGIILVITDQGHIKENLVVNRILGTVINIFRSYPFIILLLALVPFTRLLVGTTIGTTAAIVPLTVAAAPFVARMVESSLKEINKGVIEAALAMGATTWQIIWKVLLPEALPGIILGTTITTIAVIGYSAMAGVVGGGGLGDLAVRYGYMRFDSVVMVTTVIVLVILVQVIQSLGNLLANKFNKN from the coding sequence ATGTTGAATGATTTGTTTGTCCACTTATCCGGTATTTCGCCTGAGCTAATTAAGGCCACCTGGGAAACCCTGTATATGACGGTGGTGGCGGTTATTTTTGCGTCGCTGCTGGGTATTCCCATGGGCATTATTCTGGTAATCACCGACCAGGGCCACATTAAAGAAAACCTGGTGGTCAACCGGATACTGGGAACGGTTATCAATATTTTTCGTTCATATCCCTTTATTATCCTGCTGCTGGCCCTGGTTCCCTTTACCAGGCTGCTGGTGGGTACCACCATCGGTACAACGGCAGCCATTGTCCCCTTAACGGTGGCAGCCGCCCCCTTTGTGGCCAGAATGGTGGAAAGTTCCTTGAAAGAAATAAACAAAGGGGTTATTGAGGCTGCTCTGGCTATGGGTGCCACCACCTGGCAAATTATATGGAAAGTATTGCTGCCTGAGGCTTTGCCCGGCATTATCCTGGGCACTACCATCACCACTATTGCGGTAATAGGCTACTCAGCCATGGCCGGCGTGGTGGGCGGCGGCGGATTGGGTGATCTGGCGGTAAGGTACGGTTACATGCGATTTGATTCGGTAGTAATGGTAACCACAGTCATCGTTTTAGTAATTCTTGTACAGGTTATTCAATCTTTGGGCAATTTACTTGCCAATAAATTCAATAAAAATTAA
- a CDS encoding rhodanese-like domain-containing protein, which yields MNKRNFTLIGLAIVSLLLFSFNQLHGSLRLPLAAPTVGATAGKQKVAYHNISAQELKQWINSGKDMLLIDVREPSEFQEGYLPGAVNIPLGQLENRLQEISKDKDVVLYCRSGRRSALAADIMVKNGFQRVFNLAGGILSWH from the coding sequence ATGAATAAAAGAAATTTTACTCTGATCGGGCTAGCAATTGTAAGCCTCTTGCTGTTTTCCTTTAATCAGCTTCATGGTAGCTTGAGATTACCTTTGGCTGCTCCAACAGTCGGGGCAACAGCAGGAAAACAAAAGGTTGCTTATCACAACATCTCAGCTCAAGAACTAAAGCAGTGGATTAACTCCGGCAAGGACATGCTTCTGATTGATGTTCGCGAACCGTCCGAGTTCCAAGAAGGTTACTTGCCGGGCGCTGTTAATATCCCTCTTGGCCAGCTTGAAAACCGGCTGCAGGAAATCAGCAAAGACAAAGACGTGGTTTTATACTGCCGCAGCGGTCGCAGAAGTGCCCTGGCCGCAGACATAATGGTTAAGAACGGCTTCCAAAGGGTGTTTAATCTGGCGGGGGGCATCCTTAGCTGGCATTAA
- a CDS encoding methionine ABC transporter ATP-binding protein: protein MIQIQDLTKIYRSAAGAVTALDHVNLRVRKGEIYGIIGYSGAGKSTLIRCVNMLEQPTSGSIKVNGQEITSLNETQLRVARRKIGMIFQHFNLLSSRTVFENVAFPLEISGVPKAQIKEKVTKLLGLVGLSDKAGAYPSQLSGGQKQRVGIARALANDPIVLLCDEATSALDPATTDSILALLKDINRRLDLTILMITHEMKVISEICDSVAVLEQGKVIEEGLVIDVFTQPQHPTTRRFVQTIIQTDIPEHIKKPLLQRGRGQIIRVSFIGDAAAEPVISTLVKKFAVDINILYGNINQIQDTPFGMLIIECLGSQDNCRLALQHLRRQGLRIEVLKNVE from the coding sequence GTGATTCAAATTCAAGATTTGACAAAAATTTATCGGTCTGCTGCCGGTGCGGTTACTGCCCTGGATCACGTTAACCTGCGGGTGCGCAAAGGGGAAATTTACGGCATTATTGGCTACAGCGGCGCGGGTAAAAGTACCCTCATCCGTTGTGTAAATATGCTGGAACAACCTACCTCCGGCAGTATCAAGGTAAACGGTCAGGAAATAACTTCTCTTAACGAAACTCAATTAAGGGTAGCCCGCCGCAAAATCGGTATGATATTTCAGCATTTTAATTTGTTATCATCCCGGACAGTATTTGAGAATGTGGCCTTTCCCTTGGAGATCAGCGGTGTGCCGAAAGCCCAGATCAAAGAAAAGGTAACCAAACTGTTGGGTCTGGTGGGCCTGTCGGATAAGGCCGGCGCATACCCCTCGCAGCTTTCCGGGGGGCAGAAACAAAGGGTGGGCATTGCCCGGGCACTGGCCAACGATCCCATCGTTTTATTATGTGACGAAGCCACTTCGGCCCTGGACCCTGCCACCACAGATTCAATTCTGGCCCTGTTAAAAGACATTAACCGCCGGCTGGACCTCACCATTTTAATGATTACTCACGAAATGAAAGTGATCTCGGAAATTTGTGACTCGGTGGCAGTGCTGGAACAGGGAAAAGTTATTGAGGAAGGGCTGGTTATTGACGTCTTTACGCAGCCTCAACACCCGACCACCCGCCGTTTTGTGCAAACCATTATTCAAACCGATATTCCCGAACATATTAAGAAACCGCTGCTGCAAAGGGGGCGGGGACAAATCATCCGGGTATCTTTTATCGGGGATGCCGCTGCCGAACCGGTGATATCCACACTGGTGAAAAAATTTGCTGTAGACATTAATATTCTCTACGGCAACATAAATCAAATCCAGGATACCCCCTTTGGCATGTTAATAATAGAATGTCTGGGGTCCCAGGATAACTGTCGCTTAGCTTTGCAACACTTGCGCCGGCAGGGTTTAAGAATCGAGGTGTTAAAAAATGTTGAATGA
- a CDS encoding MetQ/NlpA family ABC transporter substrate-binding protein, protein MKKKLVFIVACLSSLVLLLTGCGGSKEPAQQQANQTGKVIKVGATPVPHAEILKVVQPLLEKDGIKLEIVEFNDYVQPNLALHDKQLDANYFQHLPYLEDFNKQKGLNLTYTAKIHFEPMGLYSKKVKTVSEFKTGDKIGIPNDPTNGGRALVVLEKAGLLKLKEGVGISATVRDIVEKKVEVVELEAAQLPRSIEDLAGAVINGNFATQAKFSPADALVAEDAKSQAADTYGNILAVRSGDENREEIKKLTAALQSPEVKKFIEETYQGAVVPVF, encoded by the coding sequence ATGAAGAAAAAACTGGTATTTATTGTGGCCTGTCTGAGCAGCCTGGTACTGCTGCTAACCGGCTGCGGCGGATCAAAGGAACCTGCCCAACAGCAAGCAAACCAAACCGGCAAAGTAATAAAAGTTGGCGCCACACCGGTACCCCATGCGGAAATACTAAAAGTCGTGCAACCCCTGTTGGAGAAAGACGGCATTAAATTAGAGATTGTGGAATTTAATGATTATGTGCAACCCAACCTGGCCCTGCATGATAAACAATTGGACGCCAATTACTTTCAACACCTGCCCTACCTGGAAGATTTCAATAAGCAAAAGGGTTTAAACCTTACCTACACCGCCAAAATTCACTTTGAGCCCATGGGCTTATACTCTAAAAAAGTGAAAACCGTCAGTGAGTTTAAAACCGGTGATAAAATCGGTATTCCCAATGACCCCACCAACGGCGGCCGTGCCCTGGTAGTGCTGGAAAAAGCCGGCCTGCTTAAGTTAAAAGAAGGGGTAGGTATTAGCGCCACTGTCCGGGACATTGTGGAAAAGAAAGTAGAAGTGGTTGAGCTGGAAGCCGCTCAGCTGCCCCGTTCCATTGAAGACCTGGCCGGTGCTGTTATTAACGGTAATTTTGCCACCCAGGCTAAATTCAGCCCTGCCGATGCCCTGGTAGCAGAAGATGCCAAGTCCCAGGCTGCCGATACTTACGGCAACATTCTGGCTGTCCGCAGCGGTGATGAAAACCGCGAAGAAATTAAAAAGTTGACAGCGGCTTTACAATCGCCCGAAGTGAAGAAATTTATTGAGGAAACTTATCAAGGTGCTGTCGTGCCTGTATTCTAA
- a CDS encoding DUF47 domain-containing protein, with translation MFFKKSDVFFETFKAIAENLNRAAVEFRDEIHHPSPEKKGLTNIQDYEKNGDRHTHTIIKELNKTFVTPLEREDIMNLAVKMDDILDGIEATLIRMDIYDIKDMNIFIKRNAEIILEQCQEVQKSIDKLINKKYLDIRAHAVKINELENEADHLFNNSLRELVATCSDAIEFVKYKQIYEMLEEVTDACEDVANILESILMRNS, from the coding sequence ATGTTTTTTAAAAAGAGCGATGTCTTCTTTGAAACTTTTAAAGCAATTGCAGAAAATCTGAACCGGGCAGCCGTTGAATTTCGCGATGAAATTCATCACCCCAGCCCCGAAAAAAAAGGTTTAACCAATATTCAGGATTATGAAAAAAACGGAGACAGGCATACTCATACCATTATTAAAGAACTCAACAAAACCTTTGTGACTCCCCTGGAGCGGGAAGATATCATGAACCTGGCTGTCAAAATGGATGACATCCTGGATGGCATTGAAGCAACCCTTATCCGGATGGACATTTACGACATTAAAGACATGAACATTTTTATCAAGCGAAATGCTGAAATTATTTTGGAACAGTGCCAGGAAGTACAAAAAAGTATTGATAAACTGATAAACAAGAAATACCTGGATATTCGTGCGCATGCCGTAAAGATTAATGAGTTGGAAAATGAAGCCGACCACCTGTTTAATAACAGCCTGCGGGAGCTGGTTGCAACCTGCAGCGATGCCATTGAATTTGTTAAATACAAACAAATTTATGAAATGTTAGAGGAAGTTACTGATGCCTGTGAAGATGTGGCAAATATTTTAGAGAGTATTTTAATGCGAAATTCATAA
- a CDS encoding aminopeptidase — MSSLEYGARVALEVCLGVKKGEQVLVVADRDTRTVGRALWEQAVSLEAEAVWLEMLPRSVNGQEPPAAVAAAMKQADIVVAATSKSISHTRTRRKANQSGARVPSLPGITGEILARTMTADYQKISELSSRVAELLSKSNQARIITPAGTDLTMSLRGRAAHADTGLLQGKGMFGNLPAGEAYIAPLEGTANGTLVIDGAMAGVGMLKGEIIRITVQNGYAVGIQGGQGAKILEDLLKPLGKEAGNIAELGVGTNDKAIITGNVLEDEKVLGTVHVALGNSISFGGTVDVPIHLDGILLKPTLMLDGQIILQEGNMQI, encoded by the coding sequence TTGAGCAGTTTAGAATATGGAGCAAGGGTTGCCTTAGAGGTCTGCCTTGGCGTGAAAAAGGGTGAACAGGTGCTGGTGGTGGCCGACCGGGACACCCGAACGGTGGGTCGGGCCCTGTGGGAACAAGCAGTTTCTTTGGAGGCAGAAGCCGTGTGGCTGGAAATGCTGCCCAGGTCTGTTAACGGCCAGGAACCACCGGCAGCTGTGGCGGCAGCTATGAAACAGGCCGACATAGTCGTGGCAGCCACCAGTAAATCAATATCGCATACCCGGACCCGCCGGAAAGCTAATCAAAGCGGCGCCAGAGTACCCTCCCTGCCGGGTATTACAGGAGAAATTCTGGCCCGCACCATGACCGCTGACTATCAAAAAATCAGTGAACTAAGCAGCCGGGTGGCGGAGCTGTTAAGCAAAAGCAACCAAGCGCGGATCATCACCCCGGCCGGCACCGATTTAACCATGTCCCTGCGGGGTCGGGCCGCTCATGCCGATACCGGCTTGCTGCAGGGTAAAGGCATGTTTGGCAACCTGCCCGCCGGAGAAGCCTATATTGCCCCCCTGGAAGGGACAGCCAACGGTACCCTGGTAATTGACGGGGCCATGGCCGGAGTAGGTATGCTTAAAGGGGAAATCATCCGCATTACGGTGCAAAACGGTTATGCCGTAGGGATTCAAGGCGGTCAGGGTGCCAAAATACTGGAAGACCTGCTGAAGCCCCTGGGTAAAGAAGCCGGCAATATTGCTGAACTGGGGGTTGGTACTAACGACAAGGCCATTATTACCGGCAATGTCCTGGAGGATGAAAAGGTGCTGGGTACCGTCCATGTGGCCCTGGGCAACAGCATCAGCTTTGGCGGAACGGTGGATGTGCCCATTCATTTAGACGGCATTCTCTTAAAGCCAACTCTTATGCTTGACGGGCAAATAATCTTGCAGGAAGGAAATATGCAAATCTGA
- a CDS encoding iron-containing alcohol dehydrogenase family protein, protein MQFNFRCPTRIFFGQQCIDKYSGELAPLGKKALIVTGGSSSQRNGSLADMLAALNRQGIQAEVFQEVEQNPGLATVYRGGQRAREMGADFIIGIGGGSPLDAAKAVAVLAVNQVSRQELMARQWTNEPLPVVAVPTTAGTGSEVTPYAILTVEWAETKMSIAGEKLFPVLAFLDARYMLNLPWEITVNTAVDALSHSVEGFINRRATPLTDLLALESIAILGRVLTRCKPADLSLAEREELLYASLLAGLVIAQTATGVIHALGYPLTYFKGLPHGLANGVIMKASLEFMAQAAPERVQQVVKALGCSNLSQVGEFLNKMLAPVDFRLTAEEAAKFATKTLSAKNLANCPAAPAEQDIYQILKDSRLL, encoded by the coding sequence ATGCAGTTTAATTTCCGTTGCCCCACCAGGATTTTTTTCGGGCAGCAGTGCATTGACAAATACAGCGGTGAGCTGGCACCCCTGGGGAAAAAAGCCTTAATTGTAACAGGCGGCAGCTCGTCACAAAGAAACGGTTCCCTGGCTGATATGCTGGCTGCTCTCAACCGGCAAGGCATCCAGGCGGAAGTTTTTCAAGAAGTTGAGCAAAACCCCGGTTTAGCTACGGTGTACCGGGGCGGGCAAAGGGCCCGGGAGATGGGGGCAGATTTTATTATCGGGATCGGTGGCGGCAGCCCCCTGGATGCCGCCAAGGCTGTGGCGGTGTTGGCGGTCAATCAGGTTAGCCGGCAGGAATTAATGGCCAGGCAGTGGACCAATGAGCCGCTCCCGGTGGTGGCGGTACCTACCACTGCCGGTACCGGCAGTGAAGTAACCCCTTATGCAATTCTTACGGTGGAATGGGCAGAAACCAAAATGTCCATTGCCGGTGAAAAATTATTTCCGGTGCTGGCTTTTTTGGATGCCCGCTATATGTTGAATTTACCTTGGGAGATTACGGTTAACACAGCGGTGGATGCTTTGTCTCACAGCGTGGAAGGTTTTATTAACCGGCGTGCCACGCCCCTTACCGACCTGCTGGCGTTGGAGAGTATTGCCATCCTGGGCAGGGTGTTAACCCGCTGCAAACCGGCTGATCTTTCGCTGGCAGAGCGGGAAGAACTGTTGTATGCTTCCCTGCTGGCCGGTTTGGTTATTGCCCAAACTGCTACCGGGGTGATCCATGCCCTGGGCTATCCGTTAACTTATTTTAAAGGTTTGCCCCACGGCTTAGCCAACGGTGTCATTATGAAAGCCTCTTTGGAGTTTATGGCCCAGGCAGCCCCGGAACGTGTGCAGCAGGTGGTTAAAGCCTTGGGATGCAGCAATTTATCGCAGGTGGGAGAGTTTTTAAATAAGATGTTGGCGCCGGTTGATTTCAGATTAACGGCAGAAGAGGCGGCTAAATTTGCCACCAAAACTTTGTCAGCCAAAAACCTGGCCAACTGCCCGGCGGCGCCGGCGGAACAGGATATTTATCAAATCTTGAAGGACAGCCGTTTGCTGTAA